In the Zingiber officinale cultivar Zhangliang chromosome 5A, Zo_v1.1, whole genome shotgun sequence genome, aagagctcggcgtggatatgaatagagacaAGGTTCGATAACGTCATAAAAAATTGATGCCCTTCTTGTTACAGGTCATCCATAagatatacctagaataattgttattcgattttgttttgttttataatCTTGTCTACGTGATTGTATCTTGCATGTTgtagtgtgtgtgatgtaataaattagtttatttattgttAAGTCTTCCTCTGTGCATGtttacaaaatatatttttagcacacaccgcatcagGCATATCCCAACACCAAATGCCATGGAGAACTGGAGGCATGGTGTATGACCCAAATGTCGTATAGATTGAACTTTCTGCATTGCTAAAAATAGagatattttgaattttaaaatataaaatttaaattttagacttATTTGTCAAGCTGGTCTGAGAGCTAGGATAATCTCAAGCTATTAAACAGGGATGACGAAGTTGCTTGGTATGGTTGAGCTGTCGATCGGGGTTACCGCGTGGACGATAGATTGAAATTTatctctaaaggagatgatgattGAATGTTTGGTCTGAACGTCAGCCAGACTCTTCCCACTATGTTCTTGAGGGAGTTCCTTGAGATGGAAGCGAGGATGATCCCCTTAATCGCTTCTCTTGACTCCACTATTCGAAGGAGCCGCTTGGCATGCTGATGGTAATCACTGGTAGCATGGCGAGAGGATTGATGGTAATAAAAAAAATGCCTACTCCTTTCAGGCAGTGACTAGTCCACTTCCCTCATTGCTCTCTCTTTGGCAGGAGACTCGAGCGAGGGTCTCTGGGGCATTCTAGAGATGGTGGTGGTCTCTTATTGGCTTGGCCCATTAGAATTGAGACAGACACCTCCTTTTTTTGGGCGGCTTGGgcttcttgtatattaatatatTTAATCATTTTTCCTAGCAGGTTGCCGAAGTCCTTTATAGGCTTTCTGACGAGCGCtcagaagaactctccttctaaAATGACTTAGGAGAAGACGCTTATTAATATTTTTGAAGTGGTGGACAGAACATCTAGGACAACTTGATTGAATCGCTTAATGTATGCTCGTAGAGATTCCTTGGCCCCTTGCTTGAGCGTGAACAGACTTAAGTTGGTCCTTTGATACCTCCTGTTGCAAGAAAAGTGGTGCAGGGAGGCTTTGTGAAAATCTTTGAAGCAGCAAATAGACTTGGCAAAGAGCAGGTTGAACCATCTTTGTGTCGAGCTGGAAAGAGTGGTATGGAACACTCAACACTTAAcatcatctgtgtattgatgaaggatgACTGTGTTTTTAATAAATGATCTTCCAAGTTGTTCGTTCTTCCATATTCTTCGATTGCTAATGGTCGAAAATGGTTCAGTAGTTTATCCTCCAAAATTTCTTGGGAGAATGACATATTTATCTGCTCGGGGAAGCTATTGGCCATCCATGCTTTTCTCTTTTGAAGGTCCCGAGTGGGTACGTCTCCAGAAGATGATACTCGGGGCCTTCTCGCTCATCCCATATCGTCAATAGGGTGTGAAATAGTGCCCTATGATACACAACAGGGGAGGACAGCACCGTGGTACGTTTATCGGCTGTGTAGACGCTTGCACAAAGCCAACCGGAGGAGGAGGAACTGTTTGCACTTGGTCAGTCCCTCCTCTTAGGTCTCTTGCTCAGTGTTAGGACTCGCTATTGACACAGCCAGGTTGTTCTGTAAAGGGCATCCAGCTACTGCTTGTTGTTATTGTACCAATCTCTAAGCTTGGGCAGCTATTAGTAGCTCCAAGTCTTCTTGCGAAAAGATAATGATAGTGATTCATCCAGTCTCTTCTATCTTTGCATTTCAAATTTAGGCGAAGTTTTCCATAGATAACGCCAAATTTAATCCTGTCTGAAAGAGGAGGAGATGACACACTAGCTAGGTGGCTCTAATGTTGACGGAGGAGAGAATACAAGTTGGGAGCTGCAGACTTGCACACACCACAGGCAGAGCCCACGAGAACGTTAGAGCTAGAACTATGGAGGGGGATCCCTTACATAGGCACTTAGACACTCAAGTCAAAATAATAGTGAGTGAAAAtggaaaagaagatgaacagtagaacaATAGTATAAATGTGCGAGTATCATACAAAAGTCTCCCTTACCAATGGAGAGGACATCTCTTTTTATACCTTCTCACATAATCTCCACAATTAATAAGGCGACAGAATATGTCGGATGTCAGAATATGTTAGAGTAATGGAATATTCTCTAATAAGTAGCCCTTATTCTCTGACAAGTTATTGTGATTCTCTGACAGTGTTACCCTAGAGGTAATCCAACCATCCTTGTAGCCGACTGATTGTATGATAGGAGACTTGtacatgagaagtggggagctaggCCCCGTAAGTCCAACCAAAGCTTGGGTCGACCGAATACATACTGTGTGCCTTGACTTTGAGAAGTGGGTGGCtttgagaagtggggagctaaaCCTCGTATGTCTGGGGAGCTAGGCCCTGTAAGATTTGGTCGACACTTTGGGTCGACCAGCAATATGCTGAGAGGCTTACCCTTGAAGAAGCTAACTTCTAGAAGGTCCGACCGATATTTTTGGCCGACCGACCATATGCTGAGAGCCTTGCTTTTGAGTGGGGAGCTAAGTCTCTTAGATATGACTGACGCTGGTGTCGGGCAAATGTAAGCTGGGAGCCTTGCTTTTGAGTGGAGAGTTTAGCCCCGTAGATCTAACCAGTGTTGGGGCCAGGTAAATGTAAGCTTGGAGCCTTGCTTCTGAGTGGGGAGCTGATCCCCATAAATCCGACCGGTGTTAGGGTTGGGTAGATGTAAGTTGAGAGTCTTGCTTCTGAGTGGGGAGATGAGCCTCGTAGATCCGACTGACACTGATTTATACTGGGAATTTGGCATTGGCTCGAAAATGATGTTCGATCGAACCCTATGTCGAATATACCTGATCAGACCAAGAGAACTCTGTTTTAGATGGAACCAAGAAAGTTTCCATCATGCCAAGGGAGAGGTCCGATCAACTAAGCTATTCGGTCGAGTTGCGCTCTCATACTAGCTCTAAATGTTAACTCCTCCTTAATTTTTACCATCACATCAGTCaactttcttaattttgaatctaatttcaaAGATCCCTCCTTATTAGTCATATCAGATGCATTAGCACTTGAAGCAAAGGATTCAGGTTATATATTGCCTGCAGACTTGCATAGTCCCAAATTTAAAAGGTTTTCACTTTGATGGAATGAGATCGAATAAGTGGACTAAAGTAAGGAATGATCTATTTTATTCATTTCTTTCGTTGTAGCTATGAAATAGGATAAGTAATGAGTCGATCATCTCGTATTAAATCAATCGACTGTTAAAATATTACTACTATGCTGtcaaccaaaaattatatcataaaaaaatacataaatatttttaatgacGTCTCTCACTTGTGAACTAATCATTATTTTCGACTAATTAGCTAGagaaattctaagaaaaaaattcatgtaaaaaaaattattattagttGGTTCTTTCTTTTACGAGGTAAAGGATAGAATCTATCAGATATTCGCCTGACAAcgaggaaaaaaaaaacacggTATGGGTAAAAGTTAACTCGGGCCCCACCACACCGCCCACTTCCACGTGGCGCTTCAATGCTTTCGCACGCGCCGTCTCGCTGGAGAGCAGTTTCGTAATTTTGAACGCCTCTTCCGTGGGCCCCGAAATTGTGCCGTATATCGAGTGAGTAAACTAGTTTCACACCTACCAGTCGTTTGACCACTTCCAATATGTACCCACTTAATCTCCCGATGTTACAGTGGGGCCCCGCTGCTGTTTGTAGTTGTATGGCATGGTAGATCTTGGGGTTATTCTATACCGACAAATATGCAATTGtggaaaaaataattaaagtgTGTTTCGAGGCGACAGCTTTCGGTTTATTTTTAGCCTGTGGCGTCGTCGCCGCTCCGACGACGCCGATAAAAACTTTTTTTTCTGGCCGAGATTGTTAGGGTTCTCGATCGGAAATCGAAGATATCACTCTTCCGCGAGTGGAATCCAGGGGCAGACAGCCGTCTTCTCTCTGTCTCTTCAATCTGTCTTCGTTTGTTGGGGAATCTGCGGAGTGTTGCCTCTGGTTCCCGTAATTGCTTCTCCGAGTAATCTCCGATGATTTGCCGATCGGTTTGTTGCGGCGCGATGACCTTTCGGGCGCAGGACGCTGAGGGTGTCGTCGTCCTTGTGACGGGGCTGGGGGCGGAGGATGCTATTGGGGATTATGTTAGGTTGGGCGACGCTGATGCCGGATCCCGTGGAAGTAAGTGGAGTTCGATTTGGTGGTGGCTGAGGGTGGTTCTCTTGTGTGTTTTCTTGTGTGCGGCCGCTGTGCCTCTCGTCATCTTCGTTGGCCCCTTGATCATCAGAAAGGTTCCGACATTGTCCTCTTTTTTCCCGTTTTGGTTGATTCCTAGtagttgaaagaaaaaaatgaatGGTTGGAAGGGGATAATTTAGTACAGCATCTCCACCATCTCATTCGATTTCAAATTATTTGGTCTTTTACTAAGCAATCTgattgtgttttgatgaaatcgcCGTTGCTGATATGACTGTTGCTATATTCTGACTAATGGAATTGGAGAGCAACGTCCGTTAGATAGATTATTAAATTAGTCATATGCAATCTTCAATTAGATCAAAAAATAGTTCTTTGATTGTGAATTTGATATTTCACTATGTATCTAAGAAAGGTGTTGTCAACTTAAATCACATTCTTTCCACATCCtgctttatatcgaattattatTCACTTTATTTGCTTATGGGACACACTATTTGTAGGTCAATCACGAAACTGTTCACCCTCTAAGTTGGCGTCTAGTTTCTTGTCAAGGATAGACATAGCTAATGGGACACACCATCTTGCTTTTATTTGATTTCGAAATGGGTGAGTGCTTACCAAAGGTCCAAATGTGATACATTGATGAGATGTTCCTTGTGAACATGTAGCTAACTTCaattttattttccattttaAGACATGCTGAGATTTTGCTCAACTACAATAGAAGAAAGTATTTAtttgtgttattttctttatgcttttacttTGAGCTCCTTTTTCCATTCTTTGTATCTGAGAGTGGTAGATGCTTTTGTCTATGCAGGTAATTGTAccagtgttgaactgggaaacgAGAACATTTAGTAGATCTGTCCTGGTGCTGTTACTTTTTGCTTCTATTGCCTTATTTCCAACTTTCTTGTTACCTTCATCGCCTTGCATGTGGATAGCTGGGATGACTTTTGGCTATGGTTATGGCTTTCTTCTAATTATGGTTGGGAGCCTTATAGGGATGTCGCTGCCTTTTTTTGTTGGATCATTTTTCCGTCATGatctacatgttagtctcaattTCTTCTCATTTCTTTTACTCATGTATATTTTTTCAGACAATTTTCATTTGGTAAATCTTGTCCTTATCTTACAGAGATGGTTAGAGAAATGGCCCAAGAAAGCAGCCATTATAAGATTGGCTGGTGAAGGAGATTGGTTTCATCAATTTCGAGCTGTTGTTTTGCTGAGGATTTCACCATTCCCTTATCTTATATTTAATTATGCAGCCGTTGCAGCAAATATTAAGTATGGACCATATATATCAGGTTCAGCTGTAGGAACTGTGCATGAGATCTTTATAACAATTTACAGGTTGGTAAACTTTTCCTGCTTTGAACTTCTGAATGAATTGCTCTAGCCGGCCCACTCGTTCATCTGTGGCTTAGCGTCCATTTTAATCCAGTACTTTTCTGTTGGTAAACTATGTGCTCTCATATATACCATATTCATATTTCAATATCAGTTACTCAACAACATATGCTTGATGATCTAGGTTTGAGTTCTTCATAGCATGAATCCTTGAGTAATGTCAAAAAatattgtctttcatttactaaTACAATTAATTCTCTATCCTGAGAAGTTTCTGCGTCTGTATTTTACTATAAGAAAGATGGCACATAATACTAAGCATGCTGGGTAATGCAGAAGGCAAATCCCTCTGATATTTTGAGATGATCGGCTAATGTTGAATATTAGTAGATTGAAAATCTAATTGGAAGCTGTTTACTATCTTTTCTAGCCCTCACATCCTAGTACTAATTCATATCTTTATCCTTTGTCTTAAACTTTTAGTTAATGTTGTCACTGTCAATCCTTTTAGATATTAATTTATTTACGAAAAGTGAAATATTTTACATTTGAGCAATTTCCATGTTAGTTAGTTTCATTAACTTCTGAAATAGGTTCCTCTTTTATTTGTTTTCACTATCCACGTTTAATTTGATCTAATTGAGGTAAATATCTACTTAGTCATCATAGTAGTTTGCGTCTATTCCAAGGATTTAGAATGAATAAGGCTTCCCTTTTTGCATGTTAAACAAACGCAGAAACATGTATTCTTAGGCATGACAGCATTCGttaaggttcaattttagatGAATAATAACCCAAAAGGGTCTTTCTTCTATCCCATTACCACCCAATAAGACACTAATTTTTTGAATTCTCTATCAAGGCCCATGAAAACTAAAAGACCTAATCGATCATCAGAACAATACATTCAAATGCACTCACTACAGCTAACTGTTCTTGTTACCTGACTTGTGAGATCAGCGGTAGACTGATTCAGAGCTTAGCGGATGCAACAAATACTGGAGTTTTCCTTTCGATGCAGCAGATCGTCTATGATGCCATTGGATTCTGTGTTGCAGCAGCGGCTACTGCAGCTATTACGATCTATGCCAAGAGAACTCTTCGAACACTTCAAGCAGAAGATGAGCTGAGCTGAGCTGAACTGAGCTGAGCCAGTCACTGTAAATACAAGTCCGTTCCTTCGCGCAAGCATATCCTGTGGTCTCAAACAGGGTGATCTTACATTGCACGGCCATCACTGCTGCTCAAACAATTGCAGACCTTACAGAATCATACTTCATTAGTTGTTTATCTTCAGAGCCAGTTGACATTTTGTAAATGCTATACTGTTGTCAATTCATTTATTGTGCCTGAGATTGAAAGGATGTTggttaaagaaaatttattttttgccTCTTTAAGAATTTGCAAACAATATTTATTTGAACACTATTGTTGGTTTAATTTGGATAACTATACTAGTTTAGTCATAGAAGGATAATAAACTATAGGGAACAATTTAATCTAAGCAATAGTTTAATGATTGTATCTAGCAACAAAAACTAAATATCATATGAAATTCGTTGGTAAATAAAATTTCAAGACCGGATTATTTAATAATCAATGACAATTAATATTCTTCGTTGTGATAGAGTGATATTAGCAATAAAAGGAATGCATTATATCAGGCTGTTATCGGAGTTTTATGTTATAAAAAGCAAAAAAAACATTGCGCCGGAATTCAACAACTACGGGCAGAAGCTGCTACTTGAGCTTCCTGGCGGGGATACGCTACTTGGCTTCCTGAGGTGGAACATGTCGAGGGAGTCAATGCAAAGTAAATACTGGAATTTTACTGGGAAGTTTGCCACGCTGACATCAGATACCCATTCTTTGTCGTTGGGTCGCAGTGCTTCGAGACAGATTGAAACATgggtggtaaaagatgaatacgttcgccTCCAGCGTCTCCGTTAATTCGtctcagggtcaacacggaggaggtaaatcacagacgactactagcctttgaaatagtgactaacacataagagaggtatttatcttgattttatcgagattcgaaccccaaatATTATTGATGGTAATATCTCATGTACTAATCATTAAACCCATCTGAGTGGAGAAGACAGATCGAAACATGTATGCAGCTGTGGTGATCCGGAGAATCAGGTGGTCGCACAAACTCTTTGATTTTCTTTCCCTGTTTTAGGATCTCCACCGATATTAAGGAGTTAGAAGAAAACCCACCCTGACGGCGGAGAGCCTTTGAGGAGAGCTTCCGGTAGACTATAGTCAGGTTTGGCaactgattaaaaaaaaaattgagtaattgataatcgattaaattaattaaattttattttatcaatttgatttatttgattttcatgATAAAATTTGATCgaattgatttaattattttttattattctatttaaatttaattaatttgatcaattattaattaattgagttagttagcttaaatgaattttttatatttcaaaattagaaaaaaaaaatagaatttattattaattttcgataggctttaataaaattttagcaAAGCCTCCTCCCAAAGCACCATTCATTATGTGTCCTATGTGAGGCCGGGTCGATCATCCCAGATTCGATGTTATCCAACCtacttaatcattttttaaatttttttttattcattatgTGTCCCAAGGGTATGGTAGAGCGGTAAGGGCGCTCAGTTATCCGCTCGAGGCGATGCGATAGTTAAAGTATGAGATATTATCATATTAGATCATGGGATCGAAACTCGACATGTCTGACAATGCCTTCTCTTATACCTTAACCACTACACTattggctactagccattagtgttgGCTTCTCCATGTTAACCTAGGGATGGGTTGGCCGAGGCATTAGGGCGAGCGAATTACTTTTTTGTCACATTGTTTATTATTTGTCCCCGAGACTATGGTGCAGCGGTAAAGACGCTTAGTTGTCTCTCAGACATCCACAATTCAATTTCCAGCTACACAAGTACTTCCTGATTTATCCTGGTGACCGGTGGAAAACTTCCATAGGGTCGGGTCGGTCACCCAAGCTCAATGTTACCCAGCCtggttaattttttttgttaattattaTTAACAAGATGCATTGGGAGGAGGCTTTATCCAAGTTGTTACCCAGGTACTCATAGTTCGATCCCCAGTTATGACGTAAttgtaggaatttttttttcaaatggggTGTGTAACCAAGAAATACTGGACTTCTAGGTCATCTGTCATGAGCACTTCTCGATTTACTTTGGTGACCGATGTAAAAATTATGTGGGGTTGGGTCAATCACCTAAACCTAAGGCATAGAGTGTTGCCACATTATGTCATGGGGTCAAAACTCGGTACGTCCGAGCATGCCTTCTTCCATGCCTTAGCTACTATACTAAttactagtagtcacccgtgatttacctcctccgtgttggcctagagaTGGGTTGGCAGGGGCACTAggacgagcgaatcgcctttttgccacatTGTTTATTATTTGCCCCCGAGTCGCTATGGTGCAATGGTAAGAGCGCTCAATTGTCTCCAGACACCTATGGTTCGATTCTCAGTTACGAAGTATTTACAGagatttttttctccaaatgaaaCTTGCAACTAAGGCTATGTTTACTCaagagtgtggatgaggaaaggaaaggaatcaactatggaaagttatctttggaggaagagaaaagaaatggtgaagaaatcttttcctttgcacacttgtttaccttgatagaggaaggtgaatacttatgatgtaattttgtaaatcaaaaagggtgcatgcgtcatttttttgggtacatagtgtaattttatgagttaaaaaggctacatgcgtcattttttttggtagatggtgtaattttgtgaatgcaaaaggggtacatgtgtcatttttttttccatccgctgctttccgtccgattttgaggtgatcgattttggctcAAAAATTATCCGCGGATGGATTGCGTTACTTTTCCTTCGGAAAATTGTAATGAAATAAACGACGGAAACTTTTCCACTGtggaaacttttccttaattttactttccactctcccaagtaaacatAGCCTAAGGGATGTTAGGTTTTTGGGTCGTCCGTTGCaagtgcttcccgatttactctgatgaccggtggaaaacttccgtggaaCTGGGCTGGTCACCCAGGCTCAATGTTACCCtgcctggttaatcatttttttattaattattattaacaaTGTGCTTTGGGATGAGGCTTTGTCCAAGTTGTCACCCAGGCATCAACTGATCCCCAGCTATGACACATTTGCAAGAATGTTT is a window encoding:
- the LOC121980886 gene encoding uncharacterized protein LOC121980886 — encoded protein: MICRSVCCGAMTFRAQDAEGVVVLVTGLGAEDAIGDYVRLGDADAGSRGSKWSSIWWWLRVVLLCVFLCAAAVPLVIFVGPLIIRKVIVPVLNWETRTFSRSVLVLLLFASIALFPTFLLPSSPCMWIAGMTFGYGYGFLLIMVGSLIGMSLPFFVGSFFRHDLHRWLEKWPKKAAIIRLAGEGDWFHQFRAVVLLRISPFPYLIFNYAAVAANIKYGPYISGSAVGTVHEIFITIYSGRLIQSLADATNTGVFLSMQQIVYDAIGFCVAAAATAAITIYAKRTLRTLQAEDELS